The following proteins are encoded in a genomic region of Bradyrhizobium sp. SK17:
- the rpmC gene encoding 50S ribosomal protein L29 — MAEMKVEDIRAMSDDQREDAVLNLKKERFNLRFQRATGQLENTSRMREARRDIARIKTIAAQQRAKKK; from the coding sequence ATGGCCGAGATGAAAGTTGAAGACATTCGCGCGATGAGCGACGACCAGCGGGAAGACGCGGTCCTGAACCTGAAGAAGGAACGCTTCAACCTGCGTTTCCAGCGCGCCACCGGGCAGCTGGAGAACACCTCGCGGATGCGGGAAGCCCGCCGCGATATCGCTCGTATCAAGACCATCGCCGCGCAGCAGCGCGCGAAGAAGAAGTAA
- the rpsS gene encoding 30S ribosomal protein S19 — MVRSVWKGPFVEGSLLKKADAARASGRHDVIKIWSRRSTILPQFVGLTFGVYNGHKHVPVAINEEMVGHKFGEFSPTRTFHGHSGDKKAKKA, encoded by the coding sequence ATGGTTCGTTCAGTCTGGAAAGGCCCGTTCGTCGAAGGCTCTCTGCTCAAGAAGGCAGATGCCGCGCGCGCGTCCGGCCGTCACGACGTCATCAAGATCTGGAGCCGCCGCTCGACCATCCTGCCGCAGTTCGTCGGCCTGACGTTCGGCGTCTATAACGGCCACAAGCACGTGCCGGTGGCCATCAACGAAGAAATGGTGGGTCACAAGTTCGGCGAGTTCTCGCCGACCCGTACCTTCCACGGCCATTCGGGCGACAAGAAAGCCAAGAAGGCTTGA
- the fusA gene encoding elongation factor G, whose product MPRQHAIEDYRNFGIMAHIDAGKTTTTERILYYTGKSHKIGEVHEGAATMDWMEQEQERGITITSAATTAFWNGKRLNIIDTPGHVDFTIEVERSLRVLDGAVCVLDSNQGVEPQTETVWRQGDKYKVPRIVFANKMDKTGADFFKCLSDIVDRLGAKPIAIQLPIGAENNFKGLVDLVKMKGVIWNDESLGAKFDYVDIPEDLVEQAKEYREKMVEAAVELDDDAMAAYLDGKEPDEATLKRLIRKAVLTGAFYPVLCGSAFKNKGVQPLLDAVVDYLPSPIDVPAIKGTDEDGNEVVRKADDKEPLALLAFKIMDDPFVGTITFCRIYSGVLQSGTGVVNSTREKKERIGRMLLMHANNREDIKEAYAGDIVALAGLKEARTGDTLCDPDKPVILEKMEFPEPVIEIAIEPKSKADQEKLGVALAKLAAEDPSFRVSTDQESGQTILKGMGELHLDIKVDILKRTYKVDANIGAPQVAFRERVTKKAEVKYTHKKQTGGTGQFAEVSIVVEPNEPGKGYEFESKIVGGAVPKEYIPGVEKGLNSVMGSGVVAGFPVVDVKVQLVDGKYHDVDSSALAFEIASRAAFREALTKGKSVLLEPIMKVEVVTPEDYTGSVIGDLNSRRGQIQGQDMRGNANVINAMVPLMNMFGYVNNLRSMSQGRATFTMQFDHYAEAPANVSAEVQKKFA is encoded by the coding sequence ATGCCCCGCCAACATGCCATCGAGGACTACCGAAACTTCGGTATCATGGCGCATATCGACGCCGGCAAGACCACGACCACCGAGCGCATCCTGTATTACACCGGCAAGAGCCACAAGATCGGCGAAGTGCACGAAGGTGCCGCGACGATGGACTGGATGGAGCAGGAGCAGGAGCGTGGCATCACGATCACCTCGGCTGCGACCACCGCGTTCTGGAACGGCAAGCGCCTGAACATCATCGACACCCCCGGCCACGTCGACTTCACCATCGAAGTCGAGCGTTCGCTGCGCGTGCTCGATGGCGCCGTTTGCGTGCTCGACTCCAACCAGGGCGTCGAGCCGCAGACAGAGACCGTCTGGCGCCAGGGCGACAAGTACAAGGTTCCGCGCATCGTCTTCGCCAACAAGATGGACAAGACCGGTGCCGACTTCTTCAAGTGCCTGTCCGACATCGTCGACCGCCTCGGCGCCAAGCCGATCGCGATCCAGCTGCCGATCGGCGCCGAAAACAACTTCAAGGGTCTCGTCGACCTCGTGAAGATGAAGGGCGTGATCTGGAACGATGAATCGCTCGGCGCCAAGTTCGACTATGTCGACATCCCGGAAGACCTGGTCGAGCAGGCCAAGGAATATCGCGAGAAGATGGTGGAAGCCGCCGTCGAGCTCGACGACGATGCCATGGCCGCCTATCTCGACGGCAAGGAGCCGGACGAGGCGACCCTGAAGCGCCTGATCCGCAAGGCCGTGCTGACCGGCGCGTTCTATCCGGTGCTGTGCGGCTCCGCGTTCAAGAACAAGGGCGTGCAGCCGCTGCTCGACGCCGTCGTCGACTACCTGCCGTCGCCGATCGACGTGCCCGCGATCAAGGGCACCGATGAGGACGGCAACGAGGTCGTGCGCAAGGCGGACGACAAGGAGCCGCTCGCGCTGCTGGCGTTCAAGATCATGGACGATCCGTTCGTCGGCACCATCACCTTCTGCCGCATCTATTCCGGCGTGCTGCAGTCCGGCACCGGCGTCGTGAACTCGACCCGCGAGAAGAAAGAGCGCATCGGCCGCATGCTGCTGATGCATGCGAACAACCGCGAAGACATCAAGGAAGCCTATGCCGGCGACATCGTCGCGCTGGCGGGCCTGAAGGAAGCGCGCACCGGTGACACGCTGTGCGATCCCGACAAGCCGGTGATCCTCGAGAAGATGGAATTCCCGGAGCCGGTGATCGAAATCGCGATCGAGCCGAAGTCGAAGGCCGACCAGGAAAAGCTCGGCGTCGCGCTGGCCAAGCTGGCGGCGGAAGATCCGTCGTTCCGCGTGTCGACCGACCAGGAGTCCGGCCAGACCATCCTCAAGGGCATGGGCGAACTCCATCTCGACATCAAGGTCGACATCCTGAAGCGGACCTACAAGGTCGACGCCAACATCGGCGCGCCGCAGGTGGCGTTCCGCGAGCGGGTGACCAAGAAGGCCGAAGTCAAGTACACGCACAAGAAGCAGACCGGTGGTACCGGTCAGTTCGCCGAAGTGTCGATCGTCGTCGAGCCGAACGAGCCCGGCAAGGGCTATGAGTTCGAATCGAAGATCGTCGGCGGCGCGGTGCCGAAGGAATACATCCCCGGCGTCGAAAAGGGCCTCAACAGCGTGATGGGCTCCGGCGTCGTGGCCGGCTTCCCGGTGGTGGACGTCAAGGTGCAGCTGGTCGACGGCAAGTACCACGACGTCGACTCGTCGGCGCTGGCGTTCGAAATCGCATCGCGGGCCGCGTTCCGCGAGGCGCTGACGAAGGGCAAGTCCGTTCTGCTCGAGCCGATCATGAAGGTCGAGGTGGTGACCCCGGAAGACTACACCGGTTCGGTCATCGGCGACCTGAATTCCCGGCGCGGCCAGATCCAGGGCCAAGACATGCGCGGCAACGCCAACGTCATCAACGCGATGGTGCCGCTCATGAACATGTTCGGTTACGTGAACAACCTGCGCTCGATGAGCCAGGGTCGCGCGACCTTCACCATGCAGTTCGATCACTACGCCGAAGCTCCGGCGAACGTGTCGGCTGAAGTCCAGAAGAAGTTTGCCTGA
- the rplP gene encoding 50S ribosomal protein L16, whose amino-acid sequence MMQPKKTKFRKAHKGRIHGVATSGATLAFGQFGLKAMEPERVTARQIEAARRALTRHMKRAGRVWIRVFPDVPVSKKPAEVRMGSGKGAPELWVVRIKPGRVMFEIDGVPVQTAKEALSLAAAKLPIKTRFVARIAE is encoded by the coding sequence ATGATGCAACCTAAGAAAACGAAGTTCCGGAAGGCGCATAAGGGCCGTATCCACGGCGTTGCGACCTCTGGCGCGACGTTGGCGTTCGGCCAGTTCGGCCTGAAGGCGATGGAGCCTGAGCGCGTCACCGCCCGTCAGATCGAAGCCGCCCGCCGCGCGCTGACCCGTCACATGAAGCGTGCCGGCCGCGTCTGGATCCGGGTGTTCCCGGACGTGCCGGTGTCGAAGAAGCCCGCCGAAGTCCGCATGGGCTCCGGCAAGGGTGCGCCGGAATTGTGGGTGGTCCGGATCAAGCCGGGCCGCGTGATGTTCGAAATCGACGGCGTGCCGGTGCAGACCGCCAAGGAGGCGCTGTCGCTCGCCGCCGCCAAGCTGCCGATCAAGACGCGCTTCGTCGCGCGCATTGCGGAGTAA
- the rplV gene encoding 50S ribosomal protein L22, protein MSKPKRERSLADNEAKAVARMLRVSPQKLNLVAQLIRGRKASAALADLQFSRKRIAVDVKKCLESAIANAENNHDLEVDDLVVAEAHVGNGIVMKRFAPRGRGRSGRVFKPFSHLTIVVRQVEAEASA, encoded by the coding sequence ATGAGCAAACCAAAGCGCGAACGTAGCCTCGCGGACAATGAGGCCAAGGCCGTCGCCCGCATGCTGCGCGTCAGCCCGCAGAAGCTGAACCTGGTGGCGCAGCTGATCCGCGGCCGCAAGGCGTCGGCTGCGCTCGCCGACTTGCAGTTCTCGCGCAAGCGGATCGCGGTCGACGTCAAGAAGTGCCTGGAATCGGCGATCGCGAACGCCGAGAACAACCATGACCTCGAAGTCGACGATCTCGTCGTCGCCGAGGCGCATGTCGGCAATGGCATCGTGATGAAGCGTTTTGCTCCGCGCGGCCGTGGTCGTTCGGGCCGTGTGTTCAAACCGTTCTCGCACCTGACCATCGTGGTTCGTCAGGTCGAGGCCGAGGCAAGCGCTTAA
- a CDS encoding 50S ribosomal protein L23, with protein MKNIDPRHYDVIISPVVTEKATLASEHNKVLFKVAGKATKPQIKEAVEKLFDVKVKSVNTLVRKGKTKVFRGNLGSQSDTKRAIVTLEEGHRIDVTTGL; from the coding sequence ATGAAGAACATCGACCCGCGCCACTACGACGTCATCATCTCGCCTGTCGTGACGGAAAAGGCGACGCTCGCCTCCGAGCACAACAAGGTGCTGTTCAAGGTCGCCGGCAAGGCGACCAAGCCGCAGATCAAGGAAGCGGTCGAGAAGCTGTTCGACGTCAAGGTGAAGAGCGTCAACACCCTCGTCCGCAAGGGCAAGACCAAGGTGTTCCGCGGCAATCTCGGCTCGCAGTCGGATACCAAGCGCGCGATCGTGACCCTGGAAGAGGGCCACCGCATCGACGTGACTACCGGACTATAA
- the rplC gene encoding 50S ribosomal protein L3, translating to MRSGVIAQKVGMTRVFTETGEHIPVTVLKLGNCQVLGHRTTEKNGYVALQLGSGARKTVYMPKAERGQFAVAKVEPKRKLAEFRVSEDALIPVGAEIQADHFVVGQFVDVTGTSIGKGFAGGMKRWNFGGLRATHGVSISHRSIGSTGGRQDPGKTFKNKKMPGHMGVDRITTLNLRVVQTDVERGLILVEGAVPGSKGGWISVRDAVKKPLPKEAPKPGKFKVAGGEAAEASAEKEGV from the coding sequence ATGCGCTCCGGAGTGATCGCACAGAAGGTCGGGATGACGCGGGTCTTTACGGAGACCGGCGAGCATATCCCTGTGACCGTGCTGAAGTTGGGCAACTGCCAGGTGCTGGGCCACCGCACGACCGAGAAGAACGGCTATGTCGCTCTTCAGCTCGGCTCGGGCGCCCGCAAGACCGTGTACATGCCCAAGGCCGAACGCGGCCAGTTCGCAGTCGCCAAGGTCGAGCCGAAGCGCAAGCTCGCCGAGTTCCGCGTGTCCGAGGACGCGCTGATCCCGGTCGGCGCGGAAATCCAGGCGGACCATTTCGTGGTCGGCCAGTTCGTCGACGTCACCGGCACCTCGATCGGTAAGGGCTTCGCCGGCGGCATGAAGCGCTGGAATTTCGGCGGTCTGCGTGCCACCCACGGTGTCTCGATCTCGCATCGTTCGATCGGTTCGACCGGTGGCCGTCAGGATCCCGGCAAGACCTTCAAGAACAAGAAGATGCCCGGTCACATGGGCGTCGACCGCATCACCACGCTCAATCTGCGCGTGGTGCAGACCGACGTTGAGCGCGGCCTGATCCTCGTCGAAGGCGCCGTTCCCGGCTCCAAGGGCGGCTGGATCTCGGTGCGCGACGCGGTCAAGAAGCCGCTGCCGAAGGAAGCTCCGAAGCCCGGCAAGTTCAAGGTTGCCGGCGGCGAAGCTGCCGAGGCTTCGGCCGAGAAGGAGGGTGTGTGA
- the tuf gene encoding elongation factor Tu has translation MAKAKFERNKPHCNIGTIGHVDHGKTSLTAAITKVLAETGGATFTAYDQIDKAPEEKARGITISTAHVEYETQNRHYAHVDCPGHADYVKNMITGAAQMDGAILVVSAADGPMPQTREHILLARQVGVPALVVFLNKCDMVDDPELLELVEMEVRELLSKYEFPGDDIPIIKGSALAALEDKDKKLGHDAILELMRNVDEYIPQPERPIDQPFLMPVEDVFSISGRGTVVTGRVERGVIKVGEEIEIVGIRDTQKTIVTGVEMFRKLLDQGQAGDNIGALLRGTKREEVERGQVLCKPGSVKPHTKFKAEAYILTKEEGGRHTPFFTNYRPQFYFRTTDVTGVVHLPEGTEMVMPGDNIAMEVHLIVPIAMEEKLRFAIREGGRTVGAGVVAAIIE, from the coding sequence ATGGCCAAAGCTAAATTCGAACGTAACAAGCCCCACTGCAACATCGGCACCATCGGTCACGTCGACCATGGCAAGACCTCGCTGACCGCAGCGATCACCAAGGTGCTCGCAGAAACCGGCGGCGCGACGTTCACCGCCTACGACCAGATCGACAAGGCGCCGGAAGAGAAGGCCCGCGGCATCACGATCTCGACCGCTCACGTCGAGTACGAGACGCAGAACCGCCACTACGCCCACGTCGACTGCCCCGGCCACGCCGACTACGTCAAGAACATGATCACCGGCGCTGCCCAGATGGACGGCGCGATCCTGGTCGTGTCGGCTGCCGACGGCCCGATGCCGCAGACCCGCGAGCACATCCTGCTCGCCCGCCAGGTCGGCGTGCCGGCGCTCGTCGTGTTCCTCAACAAGTGCGACATGGTCGACGATCCGGAGCTGCTCGAGCTCGTCGAGATGGAAGTTCGCGAACTGCTCTCGAAGTACGAATTCCCGGGCGACGACATTCCGATCATCAAGGGCTCGGCGCTCGCCGCCCTCGAAGACAAGGACAAGAAGCTCGGCCACGACGCCATCCTCGAGCTGATGCGCAACGTCGACGAATACATCCCGCAGCCGGAGCGTCCGATCGACCAGCCGTTCCTGATGCCGGTTGAAGACGTGTTCTCGATCTCGGGCCGCGGCACCGTCGTCACCGGCCGTGTCGAGCGCGGCGTGATCAAGGTCGGCGAGGAAATCGAAATCGTCGGTATCCGCGACACCCAGAAGACCATCGTCACCGGCGTCGAAATGTTCCGCAAGCTGCTCGATCAGGGCCAGGCCGGCGACAACATCGGTGCGCTGCTCCGCGGCACCAAGCGCGAGGAAGTCGAGCGTGGCCAGGTGCTGTGCAAGCCCGGTTCGGTCAAGCCGCACACCAAGTTCAAGGCTGAGGCCTACATCCTCACCAAGGAAGAGGGCGGTCGCCACACCCCGTTCTTCACCAACTACCGTCCGCAGTTCTACTTCCGCACCACCGACGTGACCGGTGTCGTGCACCTGCCGGAAGGCACCGAGATGGTGATGCCGGGCGACAACATCGCGATGGAAGTGCACCTGATCGTGCCGATCGCGATGGAAGAAAAGCTGCGCTTCGCGATCCGCGAAGGTGGCCGCACCGTCGGTGCCGGCGTCGTCGCCGCCATCATCGAGTAA
- the rpsL gene encoding 30S ribosomal protein S12, with the protein MPTINQLIANPREVQKSRKKVPALQQSPQKRGVCTRVYTTTPKKPNSALRKVAKVRLTNGFEVIGYIPGEGHNLQEHSVVMIRGGRVKDLPGVRYHILRGVLDTQGVKNRKQRRSKYGAKRPK; encoded by the coding sequence ATGCCGACGATCAACCAGCTGATCGCAAATCCGCGTGAAGTGCAGAAGTCGCGTAAGAAGGTGCCGGCGCTGCAGCAGTCGCCGCAGAAGCGCGGCGTGTGCACGCGCGTCTACACCACGACCCCGAAGAAGCCGAACTCGGCGCTTCGTAAGGTCGCCAAGGTGCGCCTGACCAACGGCTTCGAGGTGATCGGCTACATCCCGGGTGAAGGCCATAACCTTCAGGAGCATTCGGTGGTCATGATCCGCGGCGGCCGCGTCAAGGACTTGCCCGGCGTGCGCTACCACATCCTTCGCGGCGTGCTGGATACCCAGGGCGTCAAGAACCGTAAGCAGCGTCGTTCGAAGTACGGCGCAAAGCGTCCGAAGTAA
- the rplB gene encoding 50S ribosomal protein L2, with translation MALKTFNPTTPGQRQLVMVDRSALYKGKPVKTLTEGKLGNGGRNNTGRITVRFRGGGHKKAYRTVDFRRDKVDMPAVVERLEYDPNRTAFIALIKYQDGELAYILAPQRLAAGDTVVAGNYVDVKPGNVMPLGNMPVGTIVHNIELKIGKGGQLARSAGTYAQIVGRDQDYVIVRLNSGEQRLVHGRCRGTIGAVSNPDHMNISIGKAGRTRWLGWRPHNRGVVMNPIDHPHGGGEGRTSGGRHPVTPWGKPTKGKKTRTNKSTNKFILLSRHKRKK, from the coding sequence ATGGCATTGAAAACCTTTAATCCCACGACGCCGGGCCAGCGCCAGCTGGTCATGGTCGATCGTTCGGCGCTCTACAAGGGCAAGCCGGTGAAGACCCTGACCGAGGGCAAGCTCGGCAATGGCGGTCGCAACAACACCGGTCGCATCACCGTGCGTTTCCGCGGCGGCGGCCACAAGAAGGCCTACCGCACCGTCGACTTCCGCCGCGACAAGGTGGACATGCCGGCAGTGGTGGAGCGGCTGGAGTACGATCCGAACCGCACCGCCTTCATCGCGCTGATCAAGTATCAGGACGGTGAACTCGCCTACATCCTGGCGCCGCAGCGTCTGGCGGCGGGCGACACCGTCGTCGCCGGCAACTATGTCGACGTCAAGCCGGGCAACGTCATGCCGCTCGGCAACATGCCGGTCGGCACGATCGTGCACAACATCGAGCTGAAGATCGGCAAGGGCGGCCAGCTGGCGCGTTCGGCCGGTACCTATGCCCAGATCGTCGGCCGCGACCAGGACTACGTGATCGTCCGTCTGAACTCGGGCGAGCAGCGTCTCGTGCACGGCCGTTGCCGCGGCACGATCGGCGCGGTCTCGAACCCCGATCACATGAACATCTCGATCGGCAAGGCCGGTCGTACCCGCTGGCTCGGCTGGCGTCCGCATAACCGCGGCGTCGTCATGAACCCGATCGATCACCCGCACGGCGGTGGTGAAGGTCGTACCTCGGGCGGTCGCCACCCGGTTACTCCGTGGGGCAAGCCGACCAAGGGCAAGAAGACCCGCACCAACAAGTCGACCAACAAATTCATTCTCCTCAGCCGCCACAAGCGGAAGAAGTAA
- the rpsG gene encoding 30S ribosomal protein S7 yields MSRRHSAEKREVLPDPKFGNIIITKFMNSVMYAGKKSVAENIVYGALGMIEAKTKQPPLGVFEQALENVMPTIEVRSRRVGGATYQVPVEVRSVRRQALGIRWLISAARERNEKTMTERLSAELLDASNNRGNAVKKREDVHRMAEANRAFSHYRW; encoded by the coding sequence ATGTCGCGTCGCCATTCTGCTGAGAAGCGTGAAGTTCTTCCGGATCCGAAGTTCGGGAACATCATCATTACGAAGTTCATGAACTCGGTGATGTACGCCGGGAAGAAGTCGGTCGCCGAAAACATCGTCTACGGTGCGCTCGGCATGATCGAGGCCAAGACCAAGCAGCCGCCGCTCGGCGTGTTCGAGCAGGCGCTCGAGAACGTGATGCCGACCATCGAGGTTCGCTCCCGCCGCGTCGGCGGCGCGACCTACCAGGTGCCGGTCGAAGTCCGTTCGGTGCGCCGTCAGGCGCTCGGCATCCGCTGGCTGATCTCGGCCGCGCGCGAGCGCAACGAGAAGACCATGACGGAGCGCCTGTCGGCGGAATTGCTCGACGCGTCGAACAACCGCGGCAACGCCGTCAAGAAGCGCGAAGACGTGCACCGGATGGCGGAAGCCAACCGCGCCTTCTCGCACTATCGCTGGTAA
- the rplD gene encoding 50S ribosomal protein L4: MELKVTTLEGKEAGSVQLSDEIFGLEPRKDIIQRCVQWQLNKRQAGTHKAQGRADVWRTGKKMYKQKGTGGARHGSARVPQFRGGGRAFGPVVRSHATDLPKKVRALALKHALSAKAKDGGLIVIDSAAVKEAKTKALIGHFSGLGLTNALIIDGAELNNGFATAARNIPNIDVLPIQGINVYDILRRHKLVLTKAAVDALEARFK; encoded by the coding sequence ATGGAACTGAAAGTCACCACCCTTGAAGGCAAGGAAGCCGGATCGGTCCAGCTCTCGGACGAGATCTTCGGTCTCGAGCCGCGCAAGGACATCATCCAGCGTTGCGTGCAGTGGCAGCTCAACAAGCGCCAGGCCGGCACGCACAAGGCCCAGGGCCGCGCCGACGTCTGGCGCACCGGCAAGAAGATGTACAAGCAGAAGGGCACCGGCGGCGCCCGTCACGGCTCGGCCCGCGTGCCGCAGTTCCGCGGCGGTGGCCGTGCGTTCGGTCCGGTCGTTCGCTCCCATGCGACCGATCTGCCGAAGAAGGTGCGCGCGCTGGCGCTGAAGCATGCGCTGTCGGCCAAGGCCAAGGACGGCGGGCTGATCGTGATCGACAGCGCCGCGGTCAAGGAAGCCAAGACCAAGGCTCTGATCGGGCACTTCTCGGGCCTCGGCCTGACCAACGCGCTGATCATCGACGGTGCCGAGCTGAACAACGGTTTCGCGACCGCGGCTCGCAACATCCCCAACATCGACGTGCTGCCGATCCAGGGCATCAACGTCTATGACATTCTCCGCCGCCACAAGCTGGTGCTGACCAAGGCTGCGGTTGATGCGCTGGAGGCGCGCTTCAAATGA
- the rpsJ gene encoding 30S ribosomal protein S10 — MNGQNIRIRLKAFDHRILDTSTREIVNTAKRTGAQVRGPIPLPTRIEKFTVNRSPHVDKKSREQFEMRTHKRLLDIVDPTPQTVDALMKLDLAAGVDVEIKL; from the coding sequence ATGAACGGCCAAAATATTCGCATCCGTCTCAAGGCGTTCGACCATCGTATCCTCGATACGTCGACCCGCGAGATCGTGAACACGGCGAAGCGCACCGGTGCGCAGGTTCGCGGACCGATTCCGCTGCCGACCCGCATCGAGAAGTTCACCGTCAACCGTTCGCCGCACGTTGACAAGAAGAGCCGCGAGCAATTCGAGATGCGCACCCACAAGCGCCTCCTCGACATTGTCGACCCGACCCCGCAGACCGTCGATGCGCTGATGAAGCTCGACCTGGCCGCCGGTGTCGACGTCGAGATCAAGCTCTAA
- the rpsC gene encoding 30S ribosomal protein S3, whose product MGQKINPIGLRLGINRTWDSRWFAGKQEYGKLLHEDVKIREILHKELKQAAVARIVIERPHKKCRVTIHSARPGVVIGKKGADIDKLRKKVADITSSDVVINIVEIRKPELDATLVAESIAQQLERRVAFRRAMKRAVQSAMRLGAGGIRINCSGRLGGAEIARMEWYREGRVPLHTLRADVDYGVATAFTTFGTCGVKVWIFKGEILEHDPMAQDKKMAEGDNTPRSRRDAA is encoded by the coding sequence ATGGGTCAAAAGATCAATCCAATCGGGCTGCGTCTCGGCATCAACCGGACCTGGGACTCCCGTTGGTTCGCTGGCAAGCAGGAATACGGCAAGCTCCTGCACGAGGACGTCAAGATCCGCGAGATCCTGCACAAGGAGCTCAAGCAGGCGGCCGTCGCCCGCATCGTGATCGAGCGTCCGCACAAGAAGTGCCGCGTGACGATCCATTCGGCCCGTCCGGGCGTCGTGATCGGCAAGAAGGGCGCCGACATCGACAAGCTGCGCAAGAAGGTCGCCGACATCACCTCGTCGGACGTCGTGATCAACATCGTCGAAATCCGCAAGCCGGAGCTCGACGCGACCCTGGTCGCTGAATCGATCGCCCAGCAGCTCGAGCGCCGCGTCGCGTTCCGTCGCGCCATGAAGCGCGCCGTGCAGTCGGCGATGCGTCTCGGCGCCGGCGGTATCCGCATCAACTGCTCGGGCCGTCTCGGCGGCGCCGAAATCGCGCGCATGGAGTGGTATCGCGAAGGTCGCGTGCCGCTGCACACGCTGCGCGCCGACGTCGACTACGGCGTCGCCACCGCGTTCACGACCTTCGGCACCTGCGGCGTCAAGGTCTGGATCTTCAAGGGCGAGATCCTCGAGCACGATCCGATGGCCCAGGACAAGAAGATGGCCGAAGGCGACAACACGCCGCGTTCGCGCCGCGACGCCGCTTGA
- a CDS encoding NAD(P)/FAD-dependent oxidoreductase has product MRYTDIAIIGGGLAGSTAAAMLGRAGIPSILIDPHQVYPFDFRVEKIGGDLQLARFASTGLAESVLRSATLDGENWIARFGRLLDRQPSRQYGIMYDALIGAVRNEIAGSAEFVCDKVVNVATSFERQRIVLASGEEISARLVVLANGLNVGLRRMLGIERLVTSACHSISIGFDFVPVGRPAFPFPAMTYFSERPSDRIPYITLFPIGNRMRANLFTYRQADDPWLRAIRRSPVETLNAALPRLRRLTGEFEVAGDIKVRPADIYVSTGYRQAGVVLVGDAFASTCPVTGTGTDKVFTDVAQLCNVHIPAWLATDGMGEDKITAFYDDPVKTACDAWSNAKAFDFRRVSIDSGPYWQAQRWARFFSYLGRGTLRRLRNPSAAPSATRPAGHFRQRPQAADRA; this is encoded by the coding sequence ATGCGGTATACCGACATCGCGATCATCGGCGGAGGTCTTGCGGGCTCGACCGCAGCCGCCATGCTCGGCCGTGCCGGGATACCGAGCATCCTGATCGACCCTCATCAGGTCTATCCGTTCGATTTCCGCGTCGAAAAGATCGGCGGCGACCTCCAGCTCGCGCGATTCGCCAGCACCGGCCTCGCCGAATCCGTGCTCCGTTCGGCGACGCTGGACGGCGAGAACTGGATCGCGCGATTCGGCCGTCTGCTCGACCGGCAGCCGAGCCGGCAATACGGCATCATGTACGACGCGCTGATTGGCGCGGTTCGGAATGAAATCGCGGGATCGGCCGAATTCGTCTGCGACAAGGTCGTCAATGTCGCGACCAGTTTCGAGCGGCAGCGGATCGTGCTCGCCAGCGGCGAGGAGATCTCGGCCCGCCTCGTCGTGCTCGCCAACGGCCTCAATGTCGGGCTGCGCCGGATGCTCGGCATCGAGCGGCTGGTCACCAGCGCCTGTCATTCGATCTCGATCGGTTTCGACTTCGTGCCGGTGGGCCGTCCCGCCTTCCCGTTCCCGGCCATGACCTATTTCTCGGAGCGCCCGAGCGACCGGATTCCCTACATCACGCTGTTTCCGATCGGAAACCGGATGCGCGCCAACCTCTTCACCTACCGCCAGGCCGACGATCCCTGGCTGCGGGCGATCCGGCGTAGTCCGGTCGAGACGCTGAACGCCGCGCTGCCGCGGCTGCGCCGGCTCACCGGCGAATTCGAGGTCGCGGGCGACATCAAGGTCAGGCCGGCCGACATCTATGTCAGCACCGGCTATCGGCAGGCCGGCGTCGTGCTGGTCGGCGATGCCTTCGCCAGCACCTGCCCGGTCACCGGCACCGGGACCGACAAGGTGTTCACGGACGTCGCCCAGCTCTGCAACGTGCACATCCCGGCCTGGCTTGCGACCGACGGCATGGGCGAGGACAAGATCACCGCGTTCTACGACGACCCGGTCAAGACGGCCTGCGATGCCTGGTCGAACGCCAAGGCCTTCGACTTCCGCCGGGTCTCGATCGACAGCGGGCCATACTGGCAGGCGCAGCGCTGGGCGCGCTTTTTCAGCTATCTCGGCCGCGGCACGCTGCGCCGGCTGCGCAATCCGTCGGCGGCGCCGTCGGCGACCCGGCCGGCTGGTCATTTCAGGCAGCGTCCACAGGCCGCGGACAGGGCTTGA
- the rpsQ gene encoding 30S ribosomal protein S17 — MPKRTLQGVVVSDKQAKTIVVRVDRRFTHPIYKKTIRRSKNYHAHDENNQFKPGDMVWIEESKPISKLKRWTVVRGEHKKTA; from the coding sequence ATGCCGAAACGTACTCTGCAGGGCGTGGTCGTCAGCGACAAGCAAGCCAAGACCATCGTGGTGCGCGTCGATCGCCGCTTCACCCACCCGATCTACAAGAAGACGATCCGCCGTTCCAAGAACTACCACGCGCACGACGAGAACAACCAGTTCAAGCCGGGCGATATGGTCTGGATCGAGGAATCGAAGCCGATCTCGAAGCTGAAGCGCTGGACCGTGGTCCGGGGCGAACACAAGAAAACGGCCTGA